A window of the Vigna angularis cultivar LongXiaoDou No.4 chromosome 3, ASM1680809v1, whole genome shotgun sequence genome harbors these coding sequences:
- the LOC108324052 gene encoding uncharacterized protein LOC108324052 has translation MGTVNNTVNAAASAIVVAESRIQPASSPKKRWGSCWSLYWCFGPHKNNKRIGNAVLVPEPVEPVGQVGSHPATAAPNPSTAVVMPFVVPPSSPASFLESDPPSATQSPVGLFSLSSLNVNASGGPASIFAIGPYTYETQLVSPPVFSNFTTEPSTAPFTPPPESVQLTTPSSPEVPFAQLLESSLDQDCKNKGTNQRFALSNYEFQLYQQYPGSPGTQLISPGSIISTSGSSTPFPDRHPLLEFHKGEASNLLGFEHFSTHKWNSRLGSGSLTPDSTGQGSGLGSGSLTPNVVKPASQLGSGCLTPDGAAPTAAKDIYVGKPISELTSLANSKDEGQPNAALVDHRVSFELTGEDVARCLPNKSGSPLIGNISGSSEDALLGEPVDRESIHCDLCSRKTSNDKPENSPREGEEHCNSSKEFNFDSRKGVVSDNPANASEWWTNKKMVGKESRSSNVPAFFPMLQSEVV, from the exons ATGGGAACAGTTAACAACACAGTCAATGCTGCGGCTTCGGCGATAGTAGTTGCCGAATCCAGAATCCAACCTGCCAGCTCGCCG AAAAAGCGCTGGGGAAGCTGCTGGAGCTTATATTGGTGTTTTGGACCCCATAAAAACAACAAGAGAATTGGCAACGCTGTCCTCGTTCCTGAACCTGTTGAACCAGTGGGTCAAGTTGGATCTCATCCTGCTACTGCTGCACCAAATCCTTCAACAGCCGTTGTGATGCCATTCGTTGTCCCTCCCTCTTCACCTGCGTCTTTTCTGGAATCCGATCCTCCATCTGCCACTCAATCACCGGTTGGATTATTCTCTCTCAGTTCTCTCAATGTCAATGCTTCTGGTGGACCTGCATCCATTTTTGCTATAGGTCCTTATACCTACGAGACCCAGTTAGTCTCACCGCCTGTATTTTCTAACTTTACCACTGAACCATCTACTGCTCCTTTCACTCCACCTCCTGAATCGGTGCAGCTGACGACACCATCATCCCCTGAGGTGCCATTTGCTCAATTATTGGAATCTTCTCTAGATCAAGATTGTAAAAATAAAGGTACAAATCAAAGATTTGCATTATCCAATTATGAGTTTCAACTTTATCAACAATACCCCGGAAGTCCTGGCACCCAACTTATATCACCTGGATCAATCATTTCTACTTCTGGAAGCTCTACTCCTTTCCCTGATAGACACCCACTTCTTGAATTCCACAAAGGAGAAGCATCAAACCTCTTGGGCTTTGAACACTTCTCGACACATAAATGGAATTCCAGACTTGGATCAGGATCTTTGACACCAGACAGTACTGGGCAAGGTTCAGGACTAGGCTCAGGATCTTTGACACCTAATGTTGTTAAGCCAGCTTCACAACTAGGCTCTGGGTGTTTGACACCTGATGGTGCAGCACCAACTGCTGCAAAAGACATCTATGTTGGAAAACCGATTTCTGAGTTAACATCCCTTGCAAATTCCAAGGACGAGGGTCAACCCAATGCAGCATTAGTTGATCACAGAGTTTCATTTGAATTGACTGGGGAAGATGTGGCACGATGTCTTCCAAATAAATCAGGGTCTCCTTTGATTGGAAACATCTCAGGGTCTTCTGAGGATGCACTGCTTGGAGAGCCTGTTGACAGAGAAAGTATACACTGTGATTTGTGTTCAAGGAAAACTTCAAATGATAAGCCTGAAAATTCTCctagagaaggagaagagcattGCAATTCTTCCAAAGAATTTAACTTTGACAGCAGAAAAGGTGTTGTTTCTGATAATCCTGCCAATGCCTCGGAATGGTGGACTAACAAGAAAATGGTTGGAAAGGAAAGTAGATCAAGCAACGTTCCGGCATTTTTCCCAATGTTACAGTCAGAAGTCGTTTAA